A region of the Candidatus Aegiribacteria sp. genome:
ACGGCCCTTTTCGATGGATTTGTCGAAGTACAATCCCGGTGTTGCGTAATGGGCCTGCGATGAAAGGCTTACCCTGGCAAGGTATGCGAGGTTCACGAGCTGTTCCCACTTAAGGCTTGTTTTTTTTCCGTTAATAAGTACTGATTCATCCGCAATTTCTGTTTTGCAGTCATCAGGTATGCCGAGATGTTTTCCGGCATGAACCAGAAGACGCTCAAGAATATTATCGCAGGCTATTCTTGTGGCATTGCCGTTCATGTCCGCCGCTGAGCTTGCCGCAGTGGGTGAGGTGTTGGCTGCCCTGGTAGTGTTGGTGGATTCAAGCTTGATTCTGGAAAGGTCTATCCCAAAGGTTCTTGCAGCTACCTGGGCGATCTTCGTATTGACTCCCTGGCCCATTTCAACAGCTCCGGTGCTGATCCCCACACTTCCGTCGGTATATACATGTACAAGGGCGTTAGCCTGGTTCAGAGAAATATTCGTGAAAGAAATCCCGAAACAGACAGGCATGAAGGATACACCTTTCTTGAACATCACGTTACTGCTGTTGTAATTCTTTACCCTTTTTCCTGTGTTTTCCTTACGGTACAATCCATCAGCCTGTTTCCATGATAGTCTGATCTCACTTCCCTCGTATGCCATACCGAAGGGGAATATGTTACCTTTTTCAAGCAGGTTCTTTTCCTGTATTTTCCGGGGGCTGATTCCTATTTTCTCCGAAGCACTGTAAATCGCCGACTCAATAACGAACATGGCCTGTGGTGCCCCGAAACCTCTGAAAGCTGTATTGGGCGGAAGGTTTGTTTTGCAGCAGATACCGGTGGCCTTTACATTGGGAATAAAATAGGCGTTCGTTGAATGAAACAGTGTTCGTTCAAGGATCGCTGTTGAAAGGTCTGATGCCGCTCCTCCGTTCTGATAGTATGTAACCTCCCATGCTATCATAGTGCCGTCGCTTTGAAGGCCCAGCTTGAAGTCGGAACTGTAGGGATGCCTTTTTCCTGTCCATGTTATGTCTTCATTCCGGTTCAGTACCAGCTTTACCGGCCTGCCGGTTAAATGAACACCCAGGGCTGCCATAACGGCCCAGGGTGTAGCCTGGTCTTCCTTGCCTCCGAACGCTCCCCCCAACCTGCCGATGTCAACTTCTATCTTGTTCATTGGTACGTTCAGAACTCTGGCAGCGATTTTTTGCACGAATGTAGGACCCTGAGTTCCGGAAGTAATCCTTATGCAGCCATTTTCCGTAGGAATGGCAAAGGACCCCTGTGTTTCAAGATATAGATGTTCCTGTCCTCCCGAATCGGCACGTCCCTCAACTACGCAGTCGCACTCTTTCCATGCCTTTGAAACGCTGCCCATGGAGAAAGTCCTCGGGGGCGCTATCAGCATACATTTCTCAAAGGCTTCCCTTGGATCGATAACCGATGGTAACTTTCTCGTTTCCAGCCTGATAGCCTTAACCGCCTTCCTGGCCTTCTCCGGTGTATCCGCCAGAACAACTGCGATAGGCTCTCCGATGAAATGCACTTCTTTCTCGGCAAGAAGAAGTTCATCCATTATGATGTTGCCTATCTGGTTTTCACCCGGAATGTCTTTCGCTGTGATAACAGCCTCTACCCCCGGTATTGATAATGCTTCATCAGTTTCCAGAATCTCTATCTCACCATGTGAAACGGGGGAGACCAGAACTGCCGCATGAAGGATGTCTCGTGGAAGCTTGAAGTCGTCTACGAACAAGGAACTGCCCCCTACGTGCAGAAAAGCGTCCCGATGTTTCATAATAATTTCTCCCCATCGACAAATTCGGGGAAAAGTTCAACAAAGTGGGCTGCGATGAGCTTTCCAAGAAGCAGTTTCTTGTACACAGCGGAACCGCGTACATCATCTATGGGGCTGATTTCATCGCATGCAGTACGAACTGCGATCCTGGCTGTATCCGTGGAAATATTCATTCCCTGTAAGGCAGCTGAGGTTCTGGCAAGATAGAGGGGAACAGGAGCAACGCCTCCCGCGGAGATGTCAGCTTTCTC
Encoded here:
- a CDS encoding molybdopterin-dependent oxidoreductase: MKHRDAFLHVGGSSLFVDDFKLPRDILHAAVLVSPVSHGEIEILETDEALSIPGVEAVITAKDIPGENQIGNIIMDELLLAEKEVHFIGEPIAVVLADTPEKARKAVKAIRLETRKLPSVIDPREAFEKCMLIAPPRTFSMGSVSKAWKECDCVVEGRADSGGQEHLYLETQGSFAIPTENGCIRITSGTQGPTFVQKIAARVLNVPMNKIEVDIGRLGGAFGGKEDQATPWAVMAALGVHLTGRPVKLVLNRNEDITWTGKRHPYSSDFKLGLQSDGTMIAWEVTYYQNGGAASDLSTAILERTLFHSTNAYFIPNVKATGICCKTNLPPNTAFRGFGAPQAMFVIESAIYSASEKIGISPRKIQEKNLLEKGNIFPFGMAYEGSEIRLSWKQADGLYRKENTGKRVKNYNSSNVMFKKGVSFMPVCFGISFTNISLNQANALVHVYTDGSVGISTGAVEMGQGVNTKIAQVAARTFGIDLSRIKLESTNTTRAANTSPTAASSAADMNGNATRIACDNILERLLVHAGKHLGIPDDCKTEIADESVLINGKKTSLKWEQLVNLAYLARVSLSSQAHYATPGLYFDKSIEKGRPFAYHVAGTAITEVTIDRLRGTFSVDSVKIVHDAGESINPLVDKGQVEGGLLQGIGWVTMEELKYHTETDALLSDSLATYKIPDIYFTPDKVDIEFLECLSPNAGVYNSKAVGEPPFMYGIGTYFAILEAIKACNGEIPPVYSAPLTNEKLLLLLNKKR